A genomic region of Jeotgalibaca ciconiae contains the following coding sequences:
- a CDS encoding SDR family NAD(P)-dependent oxidoreductase, with product MATAHVNLAEETSIDCWLENSLNHFGGVDILVNCAGISTMDFVVESNVSDWNRVMEVNAKGVFLTSKKVGKWMQERGQGGRIIQIASQAGKNGYTAMGTYAASKHAVLGLTKTMAKELAPDNILVNAICPGIVETAMKKRERVEGGLIRQMTAEEIYAEDCSQVPLGRTAESEEVASVVLFLASPLSSYMTGQAINVTGGMTMH from the coding sequence TTGGCAACTGCTCACGTAAATCTTGCAGAAGAAACATCGATTGATTGCTGGTTGGAAAATAGTTTGAATCATTTTGGCGGAGTCGATATTTTAGTGAATTGTGCAGGGATTTCTACCATGGATTTTGTTGTTGAGAGCAATGTGTCAGACTGGAACCGGGTGATGGAAGTAAATGCAAAAGGCGTTTTTTTGACTTCCAAAAAAGTAGGGAAGTGGATGCAAGAGAGGGGACAAGGCGGGCGCATCATCCAAATTGCATCCCAAGCTGGGAAGAATGGCTATACAGCGATGGGAACCTATGCAGCATCGAAACACGCAGTACTCGGATTGACGAAAACAATGGCGAAAGAGTTAGCGCCAGATAATATTTTAGTAAATGCAATTTGTCCAGGAATTGTCGAAACCGCGATGAAAAAAAGAGAACGCGTGGAAGGAGGTCTGATTCGCCAGATGACAGCAGAGGAAATTTATGCAGAAGATTGCTCACAAGTTCCACTAGGAAGAACAGCTGAATCGGAAGAAGTTGCCAGCGTGGTGCTTTTCTTGGCGAGTCCTTTGTCTTCCTATATGACAGGGCAAGCGATTAACGTAACAGGTGGAATGACCATGCATTAA
- a CDS encoding MetQ/NlpA family ABC transporter substrate-binding protein translates to MRKRKWIISLTAVAALFLAACEEKSEGVAGEESDDKVIVVGSQASDAQIWRFIAESDAAKEAGIVLEVEEIDGGPQLNISTVDEEVDVNAFQSLAYLESFNAESGEKLTAFATTYLEPMGVYSDKYTSLDELPDGAEIAIADNPSNASRGLLLLQKTGLITLPDDFGALGTMSDIIENPKSLKFIEIDDTTGPRILPDVDIALISNTIALEGGLNVLNDSLFYEEVGEDTKNNINILVTQPKNADNEEILKLGELYHSEEVQTYIEKEFGGTKVPVQVELTELEK, encoded by the coding sequence ATGAGGAAAAGAAAATGGATAATAAGTTTAACGGCTGTTGCTGCTTTGTTTTTGGCTGCTTGCGAAGAGAAGTCGGAAGGAGTTGCTGGGGAAGAGAGCGACGACAAAGTAATCGTTGTCGGATCACAAGCATCGGACGCTCAGATCTGGCGATTCATTGCTGAATCAGATGCAGCAAAAGAAGCAGGAATCGTGCTTGAAGTGGAAGAAATTGACGGTGGACCACAATTAAATATCTCCACCGTTGATGAGGAAGTGGATGTTAATGCATTTCAATCTTTGGCATATCTCGAATCTTTCAATGCTGAATCGGGTGAAAAACTAACCGCTTTTGCGACGACATACTTGGAGCCGATGGGAGTCTATTCAGATAAATATACATCTTTGGATGAACTCCCTGATGGAGCAGAGATTGCCATTGCAGACAACCCATCCAACGCTTCTCGTGGGCTGCTCTTACTCCAAAAAACAGGGCTGATTACTTTGCCGGACGATTTTGGTGCTTTAGGAACGATGTCAGATATTATTGAAAATCCCAAGAGTTTGAAGTTTATAGAAATTGATGACACAACTGGCCCGCGTATTTTGCCAGATGTTGATATTGCATTGATTAGCAACACCATTGCCTTAGAAGGCGGTTTGAATGTGTTAAATGATTCCTTATTCTACGAAGAGGTTGGGGAAGATACAAAAAATAATATTAATATTCTCGTTACTCAACCGAAAAACGCCGACAATGAAGAAATTTTAAAACTTGGCGAACTGTACCACAGCGAAGAAGTTCAAACTTATATTGAAAAAGAATTTGGAGGAACAAAAGTACCTGTTCAAGTAGAACTGACTGAATTGGAAAAGTAA
- a CDS encoding diacylglycerol kinase family lipid kinase: protein MVRARVIYNPSAGREQVKRNLVDILQILEEAGYETSAFQTTPEPFSAKKEARRAALAGYDLIVAAGGDGTVSEVISGIAELENRPKVGIIPAGTTNDYAHALKIPRSDLLAAARIIAEGHEIPMDIGKANDTYFMNICAGGFLSDITYEVPTRLKTVFGYLAYLAKGAEKLPSVKPIHMRIEYEEGVFDGMASMYFVALTNTVGGFEPIDPNLLLGDGKFTLFIVKTANIFDILQILGSILRNGKHINHPNVLYTHTSYVKAEARDDQRLMINLDGEYGGDEPTTFINLQQHITIIGNISEFADPIESHEKQANFMKALEELSPDQIEDNSLPYDGI, encoded by the coding sequence ATTGTGAGAGCAAGAGTGATTTATAATCCATCAGCAGGACGCGAACAAGTGAAACGCAACTTGGTGGATATTTTACAAATATTAGAGGAAGCAGGTTATGAAACGAGTGCCTTTCAAACGACACCTGAGCCCTTTTCTGCAAAAAAAGAGGCGCGTAGAGCTGCATTAGCGGGATATGACTTAATTGTCGCTGCAGGAGGGGATGGCACAGTCAGTGAAGTTATTAGTGGCATTGCTGAACTAGAAAATCGTCCGAAAGTTGGAATTATTCCAGCTGGAACTACGAACGATTATGCACACGCTTTGAAAATCCCTCGTTCAGACTTATTAGCAGCTGCACGTATTATTGCAGAAGGACATGAAATTCCGATGGATATTGGAAAAGCAAATGATACATATTTCATGAACATTTGTGCTGGTGGCTTTTTATCGGATATTACCTATGAGGTTCCGACTCGTTTAAAAACAGTTTTTGGCTATCTAGCATACTTAGCAAAAGGGGCAGAAAAACTCCCCAGTGTAAAACCCATTCATATGCGGATTGAATACGAAGAAGGTGTCTTCGATGGGATGGCTTCCATGTATTTTGTGGCATTGACGAATACGGTAGGTGGATTTGAACCGATTGATCCAAATTTACTTTTAGGCGATGGGAAGTTTACTTTGTTCATTGTAAAAACAGCTAATATTTTTGATATTTTACAGATATTGGGTTCCATTTTAAGAAATGGCAAACATATTAACCATCCAAACGTTTTATATACACACACCTCTTATGTGAAAGCGGAAGCCCGAGACGACCAAAGATTGATGATTAACTTAGATGGAGAATATGGCGGAGATGAACCAACTACCTTTATCAATCTTCAACAACACATTACCATTATCGGAAACATATCGGAGTTTGCTGATCCAATTGAATCACACGAAAAACAAGCAAACTTTATGAAAGCACTAGAAGAATTATCACCTGATCAAATTGAGGATAATAGTCTTCCTTATGACGGGATATAA
- a CDS encoding DUF7010 family protein, protein METKDVLSILEQLTLLNRSGVAFLFSFGITWLVCGLFWMKASKKSAGYVTLFQGTVALPLALGVSFWMGAFSQRPGGAVFTQLIITIAMSQMLILPLIIVMQAKKQYTLIPFVFSASLTIHFVLYSWIYQTWSYIAMSVMIAVGGATIYAIDQQDVGGLPSSKASAQSCFLSGTMLIFTAVVLLLL, encoded by the coding sequence TTGGAAACGAAGGATGTATTGTCGATATTAGAACAACTGACCCTTTTGAATCGCTCTGGAGTTGCTTTTCTTTTTTCATTTGGAATCACGTGGTTAGTTTGTGGATTGTTCTGGATGAAAGCATCAAAAAAATCAGCAGGATATGTTACGTTGTTTCAAGGGACGGTTGCTCTGCCACTCGCACTTGGAGTATCTTTTTGGATGGGAGCTTTTTCTCAAAGGCCAGGAGGAGCAGTCTTTACACAACTTATTATCACAATTGCTATGAGCCAAATGCTGATTCTCCCTTTAATCATTGTCATGCAGGCAAAGAAACAGTATACTCTCATACCATTTGTATTCAGTGCATCACTAACGATTCATTTTGTTCTCTATTCATGGATTTATCAAACTTGGTCGTACATCGCAATGTCAGTCATGATAGCAGTAGGGGGAGCCACCATTTATGCTATTGATCAACAAGATGTTGGTGGACTTCCATCAAGCAAGGCATCAGCACAGAGCTGTTTTTTATCTGGTACTATGTTAATCTTTACTGCGGTGGTACTTCTTCTCCTCTGA
- the rlmD gene encoding 23S rRNA (uracil(1939)-C(5))-methyltransferase RlmD has translation MKNENQALPVSKNEKIKVTFEDLTSEGLGVAKVDSYPLFVIDGLPGEEAIVKVTKLGKSYGFARIEERLSSSEDRIPTTDVLGTQVGTMPLQHMRYEAQLKFKQNMVIQDFKRIAKLPDIEVLPTIGMKQPWGYRNKAQIPVRAKDGKLVTGFFRKNTHDLVPMENFHIQDPKIDEAIVKVRDILQEYGVKAYDEKKHTGNIRHIMVRRGTYTGEMMIVLVTRTAKIFPKSKIVPDILEALPEVVSIVQNVNPKRSNVILGEETIILHGEDLYHDTLLGHKFAISSKSFYQVNPLQTEKLYQLALDAAQLTGEETVIDAYCGIGTISLALAEKAKQVYAMEIVPDAIEMAKRNAEENNIENVTFEIGAAEEVMPKWAEEGIQADVIVVDPPRKGLDAGFIEAALTVNPDRIVYVSCNPATLSRDLRIFADNGYEAKQAQPVDLFPQTLHVETVVALTKIK, from the coding sequence ATGAAAAACGAAAATCAAGCATTACCCGTGTCGAAAAATGAAAAAATAAAAGTAACCTTTGAAGACTTAACATCAGAAGGATTAGGTGTAGCAAAAGTAGACAGCTATCCGTTATTTGTTATTGATGGTCTTCCAGGTGAAGAGGCAATTGTCAAAGTAACAAAACTTGGAAAATCTTATGGATTCGCGCGGATTGAAGAACGTTTGTCATCTTCAGAAGACCGAATTCCAACCACAGATGTATTAGGCACGCAAGTAGGAACGATGCCATTACAACACATGCGTTATGAAGCGCAATTAAAATTCAAACAAAATATGGTGATACAAGATTTCAAACGTATTGCAAAATTACCAGACATAGAAGTGCTTCCTACAATTGGTATGAAACAACCATGGGGTTACCGCAATAAAGCTCAAATTCCAGTGCGAGCGAAAGATGGGAAATTAGTAACTGGCTTTTTCCGAAAAAATACGCACGATTTAGTACCAATGGAAAATTTCCATATTCAAGATCCTAAAATCGATGAAGCAATCGTGAAAGTTCGCGATATCTTACAAGAGTATGGCGTAAAAGCTTATGATGAGAAGAAACATACTGGGAATATCCGTCACATTATGGTCCGTCGCGGAACTTATACAGGAGAAATGATGATCGTCCTCGTAACTCGGACAGCAAAAATCTTTCCAAAAAGTAAAATTGTTCCCGATATTTTAGAGGCTTTACCAGAAGTAGTAAGCATCGTTCAAAATGTGAACCCAAAACGCAGCAATGTTATTTTAGGAGAAGAAACGATTATCTTGCATGGTGAAGACCTTTATCATGACACATTATTAGGTCACAAATTCGCAATTAGTTCCAAATCATTCTACCAGGTAAATCCGCTTCAAACGGAAAAGTTATATCAATTAGCATTGGATGCAGCTCAATTAACAGGCGAAGAAACAGTAATCGATGCTTATTGTGGAATTGGAACCATTTCTCTTGCTTTAGCTGAAAAAGCAAAACAGGTATATGCAATGGAAATTGTTCCAGATGCAATCGAAATGGCCAAACGCAATGCAGAAGAAAATAATATTGAAAATGTTACTTTTGAGATTGGTGCTGCGGAAGAAGTTATGCCGAAATGGGCAGAAGAAGGTATCCAGGCAGATGTGATTGTTGTAGATCCACCACGTAAAGGTTTGGATGCAGGCTTTATTGAAGCTGCTCTAACCGTTAATCCAGATCGCATTGTCTATGTAAGTTGTAATCCAGCTACATTATCTCGTGACTTACGAATATTTGCAGACAATGGTTATGAAGCGAAGCAAGCACAACCCGTGGACCTATTCCCGCAGACTCTGCACGTGGAGACGGTAGTGGCTTTGACGAAAATAAAATAG
- a CDS encoding Na/Pi cotransporter family protein, which produces MEILMNLLLMLGGVAVFMFGMKQMSSGLEQSAGPGIRNLFKKINKNRTFNYGIGIGATALVQSSSATSIMTVGLAHANIVTVKQGAGFILGSKVGTTLTAFIFALSGIGKGGFSISSVFAALAFVGVMIVFSTENETLNKIAPFLIGFGMLFIGMEVMEMAIGGADSTLSMELSKVFKYEIMQNPILLVILGIFFTAIIQSSTAATGVFIAFLATGVIKNIDQSFFLIMGANIGTCSDGIMASLTTNAKGKRIALFHLLTSIIGSVAFTIILILFRTPVVNIFESLFPGKPQFSLATFNLVYNTLYTLVLLFFLDPLVNLVERLIQEKQQKQEELTYIDERFLKTPAIAVEQVLKELYDMATLAKENLNRSFASLVNEDMSESKKIAEVEERINFLTNELTSYYIKISSVTKSAEDEKLIGGLHHVTNDIERLGDYAVLLFNGASDMKKSDVQFLDQTKEELSQIYEHITEMFDLGFDAFTTRKTENFRKIAKLHKEIKKLISSTRNEHVVHLSSGMYPVEVSKTIYSVLFFLQRISDHIVNVAFSIRSTTGSETEALQAVEREKKEVENTGRKFSSDSNGEK; this is translated from the coding sequence ATGGAAATTTTAATGAATTTACTGCTTATGCTAGGTGGCGTTGCCGTATTCATGTTTGGTATGAAGCAGATGAGCTCCGGTTTGGAACAAAGTGCAGGGCCAGGAATACGAAATCTTTTTAAAAAAATCAATAAAAATAGAACCTTTAATTACGGAATCGGAATCGGTGCCACAGCACTTGTTCAGTCTTCTTCTGCGACTTCAATCATGACGGTTGGTCTTGCACATGCGAATATTGTAACTGTCAAGCAAGGCGCAGGTTTTATTTTGGGCTCAAAAGTTGGTACCACTCTTACAGCTTTTATATTTGCCCTTTCAGGCATCGGTAAAGGTGGCTTTAGCATTAGCTCTGTTTTTGCTGCGCTTGCGTTTGTCGGTGTCATGATTGTTTTTTCCACTGAGAACGAAACACTGAATAAAATTGCACCATTTTTAATTGGATTTGGAATGCTATTTATTGGGATGGAAGTAATGGAAATGGCAATCGGTGGAGCAGATTCGACACTGAGCATGGAACTCTCTAAAGTATTCAAATATGAAATCATGCAAAATCCTATTTTACTGGTGATATTAGGAATTTTCTTTACAGCTATCATACAGTCATCCACTGCCGCAACTGGTGTTTTTATCGCTTTCTTAGCTACAGGGGTTATTAAAAATATCGATCAATCATTTTTCCTGATAATGGGAGCAAATATCGGAACTTGTAGCGATGGCATTATGGCTTCCTTGACCACGAACGCTAAAGGCAAACGTATCGCATTATTCCATCTGCTTACTAGTATAATTGGATCCGTAGCATTTACGATTATTCTGATTCTTTTCAGAACACCCGTTGTTAATATATTTGAAAGTCTATTCCCAGGAAAACCTCAATTTAGTCTTGCAACATTTAACCTGGTCTATAATACGCTTTACACCTTAGTCTTACTCTTCTTTCTTGATCCATTAGTTAATCTAGTGGAAAGATTGATACAAGAGAAGCAACAGAAACAAGAAGAATTGACATACATTGATGAGCGTTTCTTGAAAACTCCGGCGATTGCTGTTGAACAAGTATTAAAGGAATTGTACGACATGGCGACTCTCGCAAAGGAAAACCTTAATCGATCCTTTGCTTCCTTGGTCAATGAAGATATGAGCGAAAGTAAAAAAATTGCCGAGGTTGAAGAACGTATTAACTTCTTAACAAATGAGCTCACAAGTTATTATATAAAAATTTCATCGGTTACTAAATCTGCTGAAGACGAAAAACTGATCGGAGGATTGCACCATGTAACCAACGATATTGAGCGGCTGGGTGATTACGCGGTACTTTTATTTAATGGAGCCAGCGATATGAAGAAAAGTGATGTACAATTTTTAGATCAGACCAAAGAAGAACTTAGCCAAATCTATGAGCATATAACCGAAATGTTCGATTTAGGGTTTGATGCGTTTACGACCCGTAAAACAGAAAACTTTAGAAAAATCGCGAAACTTCACAAGGAAATCAAAAAACTAATATCTTCTACTCGGAATGAACATGTGGTACATCTAAGTTCTGGTATGTACCCTGTCGAGGTATCGAAAACCATTTATTCTGTTCTGTTTTTCTTACAAAGAATATCAGACCACATCGTGAATGTTGCTTTCTCAATTAGGTCCACCACCGGAAGTGAAACAGAAGCATTGCAAGCCGTTGAAAGAGAAAAGAAAGAAGTTGAAAATACAGGTCGTAAATTTTCTTCAGACTCTAATGGGGAAAAGTGA
- a CDS encoding dihydrofolate reductase family protein: MAIFFYGCVSIDGYLADKNHKLDWLHQSGSVEETDYEHFYQSMDTTIMGKRTFDEIKDMENVEDFYPTTKNYVFTHAPDLAVKGFISVSGDVVDFIKQIDSGKNIWIVDGNTILAPLLDHDMVDSMFIQIAPVLLGEGIPLFSQSEQLKRFYLKEVKQYGQFAELVYSKVSSS; encoded by the coding sequence ATGGCTATATTTTTCTACGGTTGCGTCAGCATTGATGGCTATCTTGCGGATAAGAATCACAAGCTAGACTGGCTTCATCAATCGGGTAGTGTCGAGGAAACCGATTATGAGCATTTCTATCAGAGTATGGATACTACAATTATGGGGAAGAGGACTTTTGATGAAATTAAAGATATGGAGAATGTCGAGGATTTTTATCCAACAACAAAAAACTATGTCTTTACGCATGCTCCGGATTTAGCAGTAAAGGGTTTTATTTCGGTGAGCGGCGATGTGGTTGATTTTATAAAGCAAATCGACTCAGGCAAAAATATTTGGATTGTGGACGGTAATACCATTTTGGCTCCGCTACTCGATCATGATATGGTAGATTCAATGTTCATCCAGATTGCGCCAGTCTTACTGGGTGAAGGTATACCATTATTTTCACAAAGTGAACAATTAAAGCGATTCTATTTAAAAGAGGTAAAACAATACGGACAGTTTGCAGAACTGGTTTACAGCAAAGTATCTTCTTCATAG
- a CDS encoding FUSC family protein, protein MNQHKPIHTAIPGLGQRSIKTALAAAIIALIYLPLERNPSFSCIGVIFGMGNNMEDSRLNGGNRLIGTIIGGFVGMSMFWLEHVIYPSGNYYLKVLLVFFGLIILIWSSVAFRWPGAVQPGGVVLCIIMFNTPENHIDYAFNRMIDTAIGVVFALAINRIVTRERVDRLLKRMNGKNDHA, encoded by the coding sequence ATGAATCAACACAAACCAATTCATACTGCAATACCAGGTTTAGGGCAGAGAAGTATCAAGACTGCTTTAGCAGCAGCTATTATTGCGCTAATTTATTTGCCATTAGAGAGAAATCCGTCTTTTTCTTGCATTGGTGTCATTTTTGGAATGGGCAACAATATGGAAGATTCAAGATTAAATGGTGGAAACCGTCTTATTGGAACAATCATTGGTGGATTTGTTGGTATGAGTATGTTTTGGCTTGAACATGTTATATACCCTAGTGGCAACTATTATCTTAAAGTTCTGCTTGTTTTCTTTGGATTAATTATTTTAATTTGGTCATCGGTTGCTTTTCGTTGGCCGGGCGCTGTTCAGCCCGGCGGAGTTGTTCTTTGTATCATCATGTTTAATACACCGGAAAATCATATTGATTATGCTTTCAACAGAATGATTGATACGGCAATTGGTGTGGTTTTTGCGCTCGCCATTAACCGGATTGTAACAAGAGAAAGAGTTGATCGCTTGCTTAAGCGTATGAATGGAAAAAATGATCATGCTTAA